In one Sulfitobacter sp. LCG007 genomic region, the following are encoded:
- a CDS encoding SPFH domain-containing protein: MSIFDFLSGEFIDVIHWTDDTRDTIVWRFEREGHEIKYGAKLTVREGQAAVFVHEGQIADVFSPGLYLLETNNMPVMTKLQHWDHGFRSPFKSEIYFVNTTRFNDLKWGTKNPIICRDPEFGPVRLRAFGTYSIRVADPARFMTEIVGTDGEFTTSEITFQIRNVLVQEVSRTLARSNISVLDMAANTRELGKLVAQETDPQLAEYGLSMPELYIENISLPPAVEAVLDKRTSMGMVGDLDGYTRFQTAEALGQDGAGAGAIQAGIGAGLGMQIGRSVAEAGPWGPRPAASAPVETVSHAAPPPPPPPVEKVWHVAEGGRTKGPFSKAAMGRMVSDGSLTRESHVWTPGQDGWMHADDVEELARLFTILPPPPPEA, from the coding sequence ATGAGCATCTTCGACTTCCTCTCCGGCGAATTCATCGACGTCATCCACTGGACCGATGACACACGCGATACGATCGTCTGGCGGTTCGAGCGCGAAGGGCACGAGATCAAGTACGGCGCGAAGCTTACGGTGCGCGAGGGACAGGCGGCGGTCTTCGTGCACGAGGGCCAGATCGCGGATGTGTTTTCACCCGGGCTCTATCTGCTCGAAACCAACAACATGCCGGTCATGACCAAGCTTCAGCACTGGGATCACGGATTCCGCAGCCCGTTCAAGTCCGAGATCTATTTCGTCAACACCACCCGCTTCAACGATCTGAAATGGGGCACCAAAAATCCGATCATCTGCCGCGATCCGGAGTTCGGCCCGGTGCGTCTGCGCGCATTCGGAACATACTCGATCCGGGTAGCCGATCCCGCGCGCTTCATGACCGAGATCGTCGGGACCGACGGCGAATTCACCACCAGCGAGATCACCTTCCAGATCCGCAACGTGCTGGTGCAGGAGGTCTCGCGGACGCTGGCGCGCTCGAACATCTCGGTGCTCGACATGGCTGCCAATACGCGCGAACTGGGCAAGCTCGTGGCGCAGGAGACCGATCCTCAACTGGCCGAATACGGCCTGTCCATGCCGGAGCTCTATATCGAAAACATCTCATTGCCCCCGGCGGTAGAGGCCGTGCTCGACAAGCGCACCTCGATGGGCATGGTGGGCGATCTGGACGGGTACACCCGCTTCCAGACCGCCGAGGCACTGGGACAGGACGGCGCAGGCGCGGGCGCGATTCAGGCCGGCATCGGCGCAGGCCTGGGGATGCAGATCGGGCGCAGCGTTGCCGAGGCAGGCCCATGGGGTCCGCGACCCGCAGCATCCGCCCCTGTCGAAACCGTGTCCCATGCAGCGCCGCCGCCTCCGCCGCCTCCGGTCGAGAAGGTCTGGCATGTGGCGGAGGGCGGCAGGACGAAGGGGCCTTTTTCCAAGGCGGCGATGGGACGGATGGTCTCGGACGGCAGCCTGACGCGTGAAAGCCATGTGTGGACGCCGGGACAGGATGGATGGATGCACGCGGACGACGTCGAGGAACTCGCCCGGCTCTTCACCATCCTTCCCCCGCCCCCTCCGGAAGCCTGA
- a CDS encoding DUF2927 domain-containing protein, which produces MKPVAIFKRVLIAGLPLLLLAACEESVLTEQVPAAPPSAPPPMERPVPIVAAAPTSQKSAELRRYFAQVQSAQLTQGLLRQDGGGPDTPFSAEMLARNFERLVFFNEYDRAFQGHGGPSPLRRWQGPVRMKIYFGAAVVPSQRARDTQDVESYAARLGALSGHPIGLSSRPNYAVIFAGDDDRGAVLSQVAREIPGLSDGSLRALRDLTRDTYCVVAAFALGPDPNVYTAAVALIRGENPDLLRLSCIHEELAQGLGIANDSPEARPSIFNDDDEFALLTRHDELLLKMLYDPRLQPGNTAEEARPTVLAIANELAGQPSF; this is translated from the coding sequence ATGAAGCCGGTTGCCATCTTCAAGCGTGTCCTGATCGCGGGACTGCCGCTGCTGCTGCTTGCCGCCTGCGAGGAGTCCGTTCTGACGGAACAGGTTCCGGCCGCGCCGCCATCCGCGCCGCCGCCGATGGAACGGCCGGTGCCCATCGTCGCCGCCGCTCCGACCTCGCAGAAAAGCGCCGAGTTGCGCCGCTATTTCGCGCAGGTCCAGTCGGCGCAACTGACGCAGGGTCTGCTGCGCCAGGACGGCGGCGGACCGGACACCCCGTTTTCAGCGGAAATGCTGGCGCGCAACTTCGAGCGGCTGGTATTCTTCAACGAATACGACCGCGCCTTTCAGGGCCACGGCGGGCCAAGCCCGCTGCGGCGCTGGCAGGGGCCGGTGCGCATGAAGATCTATTTCGGGGCGGCCGTTGTCCCCTCGCAGCGTGCCCGCGACACGCAGGACGTCGAAAGCTATGCCGCCCGGCTCGGCGCCCTGTCGGGCCATCCGATCGGCCTCTCGTCGCGGCCGAACTATGCGGTGATCTTTGCGGGCGACGACGACCGCGGAGCCGTGCTGTCGCAGGTGGCCCGCGAGATCCCTGGGCTGTCGGACGGCAGCCTGCGGGCCTTGCGCGATCTGACGCGCGACACCTATTGCGTGGTGGCGGCCTTCGCGCTCGGTCCCGACCCGAACGTCTATACCGCCGCCGTCGCGCTGATCCGGGGAGAAAACCCGGACCTGCTTCGCCTGAGCTGCATCCACGAGGAACTGGCCCAGGGTCTCGGCATTGCCAATGACAGCCCCGAGGCGCGTCCGTCGATCTTCAACGACGACGACGAATTCGCCCTCCTGACGCGCCACGACGAACTGCTGCTGAAGATGCTCTACGACCCGCGCCTTCAACCGGGCAACACCGCGGAAGAGGCCAGACCGACGGTCCTGGCGATCGCCAACGAACTGGCCGGGCAGCCCTCTTTCTGA
- a CDS encoding toxic anion resistance protein: MPDTPREKAEQSLAIVDELNATVLPEPSEAGDVVALEKADAQVGSEIRRRMDEIDISDTNSIVSFGARAQVELQEISQAMLGGVRNKDVGPAGDSLREIVTTLRGFSVSELDVRRKRSLWEKLMGRAAPFAKFTARFEQIQGQIDRITDELLTHEHALLKDIKSLDLLYEKTLGFYDELALYISAGEAKLAELDSDVIPAKAGEVDAASEADQVMVAQELRDLRAARDDLERRVHDLKLTRQVTMQSLPSIRLVQENDKSLVTKINSTLVNTVPLWETQLAQAVTIQRSAEAAGAVREANDLTNDLLKANAKNLRESNKVVRQEMERGVFDIEAVKQANADLIGTIEESLQIADEGKARRAAAEVELREMEAKLRDTLSSARSRETGTGDVAATSIPN; the protein is encoded by the coding sequence ATGCCTGACACGCCGCGCGAAAAAGCCGAGCAATCCCTCGCCATCGTGGACGAGCTGAACGCGACCGTCCTGCCCGAACCGTCGGAGGCCGGCGACGTGGTTGCGCTCGAGAAGGCCGACGCGCAGGTCGGGTCCGAGATCCGCCGGCGGATGGACGAGATCGACATCTCGGACACCAATTCCATCGTTTCCTTCGGCGCGCGCGCTCAGGTCGAACTGCAGGAAATCAGCCAGGCCATGCTTGGCGGTGTGCGCAACAAGGACGTGGGACCGGCGGGGGATTCCCTGCGCGAGATCGTCACAACCCTGCGCGGCTTTTCGGTCTCGGAACTCGACGTGCGCCGCAAGCGCAGCCTGTGGGAAAAGCTGATGGGCCGCGCCGCGCCCTTCGCCAAGTTCACCGCGCGTTTCGAGCAGATCCAGGGCCAGATCGACAGGATCACGGACGAGCTTCTGACCCATGAGCACGCGCTCCTCAAGGACATCAAGTCGCTTGACCTGCTCTACGAGAAGACGCTGGGATTCTATGACGAGCTTGCGCTCTACATTTCCGCCGGCGAGGCGAAGCTCGCCGAACTCGACAGTGACGTGATCCCCGCGAAGGCCGGCGAGGTCGATGCCGCCTCGGAGGCGGACCAGGTGATGGTGGCGCAGGAGCTGCGCGACCTGCGCGCCGCCCGCGACGATCTCGAGCGCCGGGTCCATGATCTCAAGCTTACGCGGCAGGTGACGATGCAGTCCCTGCCCTCGATCCGGCTGGTGCAGGAGAACGACAAGTCGCTGGTCACGAAGATCAACTCGACGCTGGTGAACACCGTGCCGCTGTGGGAGACACAGCTTGCCCAGGCGGTCACGATCCAGCGCTCGGCCGAGGCGGCGGGCGCGGTGCGCGAGGCCAACGACCTGACCAACGACCTGCTCAAGGCAAACGCGAAGAACCTGCGCGAAAGCAACAAGGTGGTGCGCCAGGAAATGGAGCGCGGGGTGTTCGACATCGAAGCGGTCAAGCAGGCAAACGCCGATCTGATCGGGACCATCGAGGAAAGCCTGCAGATCGCCGACGAAGGCAAGGCGCGGCGCGCCGCCGCCGAGGTCGAGCTGCGCGAGATGGAGGCCAAGCTGCGCGACACCCTGTCCTCGGCCAGATCCCGGGAAACCGGCACGGGCGATGTCGCAGCGACATCCATTCCGAACTGA
- a CDS encoding 5-bromo-4-chloroindolyl phosphate hydrolysis family protein, with amino-acid sequence MARRYGGRFSPDRLPGSDAPSGAPFDDARPHPVGARANLMFVPAVAALVTAFGSGAIGLVAGLAGAGSLGLGAWLLRGGLEAEAAYGARKIARRPALPRKLLAALLAGFGVALSAFGHEPGVLAPILFGAATVALHLAAFGIDPMRNKGLGGVDSFQQDRVARVVDEAEAYLAAMTGTLAGTGDREAQARMGRFQKSARALIRTVEEDPRDLTAARKYLGVYLMGARDATEKYAEIYARNRDADARADYLALLDDLERNFISRTQKLLLDDRSDLTIEIEVLRDRLQREGVRTE; translated from the coding sequence ATGGCACGGCGCTATGGCGGCAGATTCAGCCCCGACCGCCTCCCGGGCAGCGACGCGCCTTCGGGCGCTCCTTTCGACGACGCGCGGCCACACCCTGTCGGCGCGCGCGCCAATCTCATGTTCGTCCCTGCCGTGGCGGCTTTGGTCACGGCCTTCGGATCCGGTGCGATCGGACTTGTTGCGGGCCTTGCAGGTGCCGGTTCGCTCGGTCTCGGCGCATGGCTCCTGCGCGGTGGCCTCGAGGCCGAGGCGGCCTACGGCGCACGCAAGATCGCCCGCCGCCCCGCGCTGCCGCGCAAGCTGCTTGCCGCGCTCCTCGCAGGCTTCGGAGTTGCACTTTCTGCCTTCGGCCACGAACCCGGCGTTCTGGCGCCGATCCTCTTCGGGGCGGCAACAGTCGCGCTTCACCTCGCGGCCTTCGGCATCGACCCGATGCGCAACAAGGGCCTCGGAGGCGTCGACAGCTTTCAGCAGGACCGTGTCGCGCGCGTGGTCGACGAGGCCGAGGCCTATCTCGCCGCCATGACCGGGACGCTTGCAGGCACGGGCGACCGTGAGGCACAGGCCCGCATGGGCCGCTTCCAGAAATCGGCGCGCGCGCTCATACGCACGGTCGAGGAAGATCCGCGGGATCTGACCGCGGCGCGCAAGTATCTCGGCGTCTATCTCATGGGCGCCCGCGACGCGACCGAGAAGTACGCCGAAATCTACGCCCGTAATCGCGACGCCGATGCCCGCGCCGACTATCTCGCCCTGCTCGACGATCTCGAGCGGAACTTCATCAGCCGGACGCAGAAACTGCTGCTTGACGACCGGTCGGACCTGACCATCGAAATCGAGGTCCTGCGGGACCGCCTGCAACGCGAGGGGGTGCGGACCGAATGA
- a CDS encoding pseudouridine synthase: MSKPPAPHDGDRIAKVLSRAGVASRREAERMIAEGRVAVNGRTIESPALNVLPGDRITVDGAAIADAEPPRIWLFHKPAGLVSTTSDEKGRDTIFSVLPPEMPRVMSIGRLDLNSEGLLLLTNDGAVKRKLELPSTGWLRRYRVRVNGTPGEAQLDPLRAGIEVDGERFQPMTVTLDRQKGANAWLTVGLREGRNREIRRAMTAVGLTVNRLIRISYGPFQLGDLASGAVEELRRKIVRDQLGLGDETPVGTASPKRRAAPPKPRGAKPSGGRPAGGKPQGDKPGSRKPGSSGTRDGKAGARRPTAGGPSRGRSRKPT; this comes from the coding sequence ATGAGCAAGCCCCCAGCCCCCCACGACGGCGACCGCATCGCCAAGGTCCTCAGCCGCGCCGGCGTCGCCAGCCGCCGTGAGGCCGAACGTATGATCGCCGAGGGGCGCGTGGCGGTGAACGGCAGGACCATCGAGAGCCCGGCCCTCAACGTGCTTCCCGGCGATCGCATCACCGTGGACGGCGCCGCCATCGCCGACGCCGAACCGCCGCGCATCTGGCTCTTTCACAAGCCTGCCGGGCTCGTCAGCACCACCTCGGACGAAAAGGGGCGCGACACCATCTTTTCGGTGCTCCCGCCCGAGATGCCACGGGTCATGAGCATCGGACGGCTCGACCTGAATTCCGAAGGACTGCTGTTGCTGACCAACGACGGCGCGGTGAAGCGCAAGCTCGAACTGCCATCGACGGGCTGGCTGCGGCGCTACCGCGTGCGCGTCAACGGCACGCCCGGCGAGGCGCAGCTCGATCCGCTGAGGGCGGGCATCGAGGTCGACGGAGAGCGCTTCCAGCCGATGACCGTGACGCTCGACCGGCAGAAGGGCGCGAATGCCTGGTTGACGGTGGGCCTGCGCGAGGGCCGCAACCGCGAGATCCGCCGCGCGATGACCGCTGTCGGACTGACCGTGAACCGGCTGATCCGGATCAGCTACGGACCTTTCCAGCTTGGCGATCTCGCTTCCGGGGCCGTCGAGGAGCTTCGCAGGAAGATCGTGCGCGACCAGTTGGGCCTCGGCGACGAAACCCCTGTCGGCACGGCCAGTCCCAAACGGCGCGCCGCGCCGCCGAAGCCGCGTGGGGCAAAGCCGTCGGGCGGCAGACCGGCAGGCGGCAAGCCGCAAGGCGACAAACCGGGGAGCCGCAAACCGGGGAGTAGCGGGACGAGGGACGGCAAGGCCGGAGCGCGCAGACCAACGGCAGGCGGACCGTCGAGAGGGCGATCCCGCAAGCCGACCTGA
- a CDS encoding nucleoside deaminase: protein MSFTSHMQAALAEARAAGARGEVPVGAVVVDRNGLVVAQAGNRTRELSDPTAHAEILALRAACAAAGSERLPGHAIYVTLEPCAMCAAAIAAARMARLCYGAADPKSGGVAHGARVFSHPQTHHRPEVYDAIADAEAEALLREFFAARR, encoded by the coding sequence ATGAGCTTCACATCGCACATGCAGGCCGCACTGGCCGAGGCCCGCGCGGCGGGCGCGCGCGGCGAGGTGCCCGTGGGTGCGGTGGTGGTGGACCGCAACGGCCTGGTGGTGGCGCAGGCGGGCAACCGGACGCGCGAACTGAGCGATCCCACGGCACATGCCGAAATCCTGGCCCTGCGTGCGGCCTGCGCCGCGGCCGGCTCGGAAAGGTTGCCCGGACATGCAATTTACGTGACGCTCGAGCCCTGTGCCATGTGCGCCGCCGCCATCGCCGCGGCGCGGATGGCGCGTCTCTGCTATGGTGCGGCGGACCCCAAGTCGGGGGGGGTGGCCCATGGGGCGCGCGTCTTCAGCCATCCCCAGACCCATCATCGTCCCGAGGTCTACGATGCCATCGCGGACGCCGAGGCCGAGGCATTGCTGAGGGAATTCTTCGCCGCGCGTCGCTAG
- a CDS encoding sensor histidine kinase — protein MILTEDLVVEYANDRFFETFMVSADETAGFPLSTLGNGQWNIQPLLAELGKLLSGADDVENFEVEHAFEHIGRRVMRLNARKTVRPGNGSRRILLAIEDVTREHDAMVALERQRLLSVGIVDTVREPLLVLDEQLTIVSASRSFYTTFEVDASQTIGRRLEDLGNGQWSVPALLGLLKDVLPKNSVVDDFEVHHRFDEIGEKVILLNARKVFREGNHAHLLLLAMQDITERRRLETERQAALDHAERLLEELNHRVMNSLSMIGGIIALEARNMTDETCKAAFAQMRARIDSIASLYRTLSRTRSVDMVTADAYLTALVESIVASSDQAENLTLELDVSNARLSTRVAVPLGLIVNELVTNSLKYAYIGRSGGTLGVSLSVEGASMTVSVWDDGPGIDVDAPSDSGLGHKLTAAFTTQLEGTLSVSSTGSGTRHTLVVPL, from the coding sequence TTGATCCTGACCGAGGATCTGGTCGTGGAATATGCCAATGACCGCTTCTTCGAGACGTTCATGGTCAGCGCCGATGAGACCGCCGGTTTTCCGCTTTCCACCTTGGGAAACGGGCAATGGAACATTCAGCCCCTGCTTGCGGAGCTCGGAAAGCTCCTGTCGGGCGCCGACGACGTCGAGAACTTCGAGGTCGAGCACGCGTTCGAGCACATCGGACGCCGGGTGATGCGCCTGAATGCGCGCAAGACCGTGCGGCCGGGGAACGGGTCCCGGCGCATCCTTCTGGCGATCGAGGACGTGACCCGGGAGCACGACGCCATGGTTGCACTCGAGCGCCAGCGCCTGCTGTCGGTGGGCATCGTCGATACGGTGCGCGAGCCGCTGCTGGTGCTGGACGAACAACTCACCATCGTCTCCGCCAGCCGATCCTTCTACACCACTTTTGAGGTCGATGCCTCGCAAACCATAGGCCGTCGGCTGGAGGATCTGGGCAACGGCCAGTGGTCGGTGCCTGCACTGCTCGGCCTGCTGAAGGACGTCCTGCCGAAGAATTCCGTGGTCGACGACTTCGAGGTGCACCATAGGTTTGACGAAATCGGCGAGAAAGTCATTCTCCTGAACGCGCGCAAGGTGTTCCGGGAGGGCAACCACGCCCATCTGCTGCTGCTGGCGATGCAGGACATCACCGAACGGCGCCGGCTCGAGACCGAGCGGCAGGCCGCGCTGGACCATGCCGAGCGGCTTCTCGAAGAGCTGAACCATCGGGTCATGAACAGCCTCTCGATGATCGGCGGCATCATCGCGCTGGAAGCGCGCAACATGACCGACGAAACCTGCAAGGCCGCCTTCGCGCAGATGCGGGCGCGGATAGACTCGATTGCGAGCCTCTATCGGACACTCTCCAGGACCCGATCGGTGGATATGGTGACCGCCGACGCCTATCTGACGGCGCTGGTCGAGAGCATCGTCGCGTCGTCGGATCAAGCCGAAAACCTCACGCTGGAACTCGACGTCTCCAACGCGCGGCTCTCGACGCGGGTGGCGGTTCCGCTGGGCCTGATCGTGAACGAACTGGTCACGAACAGCCTCAAGTACGCCTATATCGGCCGCTCCGGCGGCACCCTGGGCGTGAGCTTGTCCGTTGAAGGCGCGTCGATGACCGTCAGCGTCTGGGACGACGGGCCAGGCATCGATGTGGATGCGCCGAGCGATTCCGGCCTCGGGCACAAACTGACGGCCGCCTTCACGACCCAGCTTGAAGGAACGCTGAGCGTCAGCAGCACAGGCTCGGGCACGCGACATACGCTTGTCGTGCCGCTCTAG
- a CDS encoding metal-dependent hydrolase — translation MKIIWLGHGSFRIEIEDQVLLVDPWLGNPMLPKEHHEAALSGATNILITHAHGDHASDAVTVAKQTGAPLSGMVELMGHLGGTDGIETTGFNIGGTITLGRVSVSMVPALHSSSFGGSDAPMGREIGFIIAGEGHRIYFSGDTGIMADMEWIGDYYKPDIGILSAGGHYTMDMAQAAYAAKRYFDFETVIPCHYRTFPLLAQSAQELVDSLPGVKVIEPQVMEAIEIR, via the coding sequence ATGAAGATCATCTGGCTCGGCCACGGCAGTTTCCGCATCGAGATCGAGGACCAGGTCCTTCTCGTGGACCCCTGGCTTGGCAACCCCATGCTGCCGAAGGAACACCACGAGGCGGCTCTGAGCGGCGCCACGAACATCCTCATCACCCATGCCCATGGTGACCACGCATCGGATGCGGTCACGGTGGCAAAGCAGACCGGCGCGCCGCTGTCGGGCATGGTCGAGCTCATGGGCCATCTGGGCGGGACGGACGGGATCGAGACGACCGGCTTCAACATCGGCGGGACGATCACCCTGGGCAGGGTGTCCGTCTCGATGGTTCCCGCGCTGCATTCGAGCTCGTTCGGCGGCAGCGATGCACCGATGGGCCGCGAGATCGGTTTCATCATTGCGGGCGAAGGCCACCGTATCTACTTTTCGGGCGACACGGGCATCATGGCCGACATGGAGTGGATCGGGGACTACTACAAACCCGATATCGGAATCCTGTCGGCAGGCGGTCACTACACGATGGACATGGCGCAGGCAGCCTACGCAGCCAAACGCTACTTCGATTTCGAGACGGTCATCCCCTGCCACTACCGCACCTTCCCGCTGCTCGCGCAGTCGGCGCAGGAGCTTGTCGACAGCCTTCCGGGCGTGAAGGTCATCGAGCCCCAGGTGATGGAAGCCATCGAGATCCGCTGA
- the rpiA gene encoding ribose-5-phosphate isomerase RpiA, with translation MSAELSPIDRAKFAAAKTAAGYVEDGMRVGLGTGSTAAWLVRCLGERVRDGLKIRGVPTSTRTAALAREVGIEVVTLDDAGWLDLTIDGADEFDGDLNLIKGGGGALLQEKIVATASDRMLVIADAAKSVETLGAFPLPVEVIPFGWKVTRTLIEETLIAMDVLGRESRLRMDGDSPFRTDEGNHILDLDLKRIGNPRKLALVLNQMPGVVENGLFIDICDTVIIGFGDGHVELRNIDAGTVSAGSVDLGESENLFSDLSD, from the coding sequence ATGAGCGCAGAGTTGTCGCCCATCGACAGGGCAAAATTCGCCGCGGCCAAGACGGCTGCAGGGTATGTCGAGGACGGGATGCGCGTCGGTCTGGGAACCGGGTCGACCGCCGCCTGGCTCGTGCGCTGCCTCGGCGAAAGGGTGCGCGACGGGCTGAAGATACGCGGTGTGCCGACGTCGACCCGCACGGCAGCCCTGGCGCGCGAGGTCGGGATCGAGGTCGTGACGCTGGACGACGCCGGCTGGCTCGATCTGACGATCGACGGGGCCGATGAATTCGATGGCGATCTGAACCTCATCAAGGGCGGGGGCGGTGCGCTTCTGCAGGAGAAGATCGTGGCCACCGCCAGCGACCGCATGCTCGTCATCGCCGATGCGGCCAAGTCCGTCGAGACGCTGGGCGCCTTTCCCCTGCCGGTCGAAGTCATCCCCTTCGGCTGGAAGGTCACGCGCACCCTGATCGAGGAGACTCTGATCGCGATGGACGTGCTCGGGCGCGAGTCGCGTTTGCGCATGGACGGCGACAGCCCCTTCCGCACCGACGAGGGCAACCACATCCTCGATCTCGACCTCAAGCGCATCGGCAATCCGCGCAAGCTCGCCCTTGTGCTGAACCAGATGCCCGGCGTCGTCGAGAACGGGCTCTTCATCGACATATGCGACACCGTGATCATCGGGTTCGGGGACGGGCACGTCGAGCTGCGCAACATCGACGCAGGGACGGTCAGCGCCGGCAGCGTCGATCTGGGCGAAAGCGAGAACCTCTTCAGCGATCTGTCCGACTGA
- a CDS encoding FAD-dependent oxidoreductase, with translation MGSFDYDLFVIGGGSGGVRAARVAAGECKARVGLAEMDRYGGTCVIRGCVPKKFMVFASEYGGLIEDAKAYGWSASAGAFDWPAFHGQLDKELDRLEGVYRSLLRSAGVETFDARAEIVDPHTVRLSTGETKRAKHILVATGGHPVRPELPNADLGLVSDDIFHLETLPKSLLIVGGGYIACEFAGIMNGLGVEVTQYYRGAQILRGFDEEARGHLAESMRDAGIDLHVGTNILEMYREGEDPAASGGPGSDAAAGAVSERRKAEGGADRGGRGPICVKSTLGHERVFDAVLFATGRRPNTGGMGLEEVGVELGRSGKIVVNEYSQSSVPSIYAIGDVTDRVALTPVAIREGMAFVETVFKGNPTPVDHDLIPSAIFTQPEFGTVGLSEEAAREREPIEVYCTSFRPMQSAFAGRADRVMMKLVVSKATRKVLGCHIVAPHAGEMIQLAGVAVKMGATKEDFDRTVAVHPTMSEEIVTMRTPARVS, from the coding sequence ATGGGCAGTTTCGACTACGACCTTTTCGTGATCGGCGGAGGATCCGGGGGCGTGCGCGCCGCGCGCGTTGCGGCGGGCGAGTGCAAGGCCCGTGTCGGTCTGGCCGAGATGGACCGCTACGGCGGAACCTGCGTGATCCGCGGCTGCGTGCCGAAGAAGTTCATGGTCTTCGCGTCCGAATACGGCGGACTGATCGAGGACGCCAAGGCCTACGGCTGGAGCGCGTCGGCAGGTGCGTTCGACTGGCCCGCGTTTCATGGACAGCTCGACAAGGAGCTCGACCGGCTGGAGGGCGTATATCGCAGCCTGCTGCGCTCCGCCGGTGTCGAGACCTTCGATGCGCGTGCCGAGATCGTCGATCCCCATACGGTCCGGCTTTCGACCGGCGAAACGAAACGGGCCAAGCACATCCTTGTCGCCACGGGAGGGCATCCGGTCCGCCCCGAGCTGCCGAACGCCGATCTGGGCCTTGTCTCTGACGACATCTTTCATCTCGAGACGCTGCCGAAATCGCTGCTGATCGTCGGTGGCGGGTACATCGCCTGCGAGTTCGCCGGAATCATGAACGGGCTGGGCGTCGAGGTTACGCAGTATTACCGCGGGGCGCAGATCCTGCGCGGCTTCGACGAGGAAGCTCGGGGACATCTGGCGGAATCGATGCGCGATGCCGGTATCGACCTGCATGTGGGGACCAACATCCTCGAGATGTATCGTGAAGGCGAGGATCCGGCAGCCAGCGGCGGCCCCGGCTCGGACGCAGCCGCGGGAGCCGTCTCGGAGCGCAGGAAGGCCGAGGGTGGGGCGGACCGTGGCGGACGCGGCCCGATCTGCGTGAAGTCCACATTGGGCCACGAGCGGGTCTTCGATGCCGTGCTCTTCGCGACGGGGCGCAGGCCCAACACCGGCGGCATGGGGCTCGAGGAGGTCGGTGTCGAACTGGGGCGCAGCGGCAAGATCGTCGTCAACGAATACAGTCAGAGCTCGGTGCCCTCGATCTATGCCATCGGCGACGTGACCGACCGCGTGGCGCTCACGCCGGTCGCGATCCGCGAGGGCATGGCCTTTGTCGAGACGGTCTTCAAGGGCAATCCGACGCCGGTCGATCATGACCTCATTCCCTCGGCGATATTCACCCAGCCCGAGTTCGGGACGGTGGGCCTGAGCGAGGAGGCCGCCCGCGAGCGTGAGCCGATCGAGGTCTACTGCACCTCCTTCCGTCCGATGCAAAGCGCCTTTGCAGGACGTGCCGACCGTGTGATGATGAAGCTCGTGGTCTCGAAGGCCACGCGCAAGGTTCTGGGCTGCCATATCGTCGCACCCCACGCGGGCGAGATGATCCAGCTGGCCGGTGTGGCAGTGAAGATGGGCGCTACCAAAGAGGACTTCGACCGTACGGTGGCGGTGCATCCGACCATGTCGGAAGAGATCGTGACCATGCGCACGCCCGCACGCGTGAGCTGA